Part of the Lotus japonicus ecotype B-129 chromosome 6, LjGifu_v1.2 genome, AACCTTCTATAGTACGCAACTTGATTCTTTAGGGTTTGTTGTAAATTATGCAATTTAAGTACTTATACATATGTAACAAAATACCATTAATATGTACTAAAGTTTAGGGGGTAATCAAAGGAGCTAGAGTTAGTAAAATGCATCTATCTATAGACATATCTCAGTGATTAAACTGTTGGCCCTATCTAATTCTTCTCTAATACATAAAATCTTGTCGGAAACATTCATATCCTAACGACACTTTTCATACACAAAACTTGAATACAAGACTTTACTTTTAAGGATAATAAAACGTGTACCACTTGAATTAATTACTCGTGGGAAGCGCTATCTAGTAGCATTTGTAAACAATTACAGGTATAAAAAATGAGGCTACTTGGAAATTACCCATTGCTTGTACAAGATATGTTAGCCAAATTACGAAACATCGCGTTTTCTTGTTCCCTTCTTGAATTCACACTGCTTTATCTTAACACATGTCCAATATTTAACGAGAACGAAAATGTGTTACGTCGTTAAATCTACTTGTTTTGGAGGTTGGTGTATTTCTGAACGTCATTCATATATAAATACACATTAGGTAGCTGCATATGATGTACCACATTAAGTACACTTATATGTACTAACCCGGCCCCAAAAGTTGAACACCTTCATCTAAAGAATTTGTCTGAGGGTTATCTATGTCACTCACTATAATTCAGTTGAGTGTGCACTTAAGCTATTGATTTTATGTAGTTCCAGAGATTTTATAGCTGGTTTTCAACCTTCTAATTAGGATACTAGTGGAAGGGTCAAAATCATAATCTTGGGCGTAAGCGTTTACCttcccttaattttttttaaggaataAAGGACAATGCAGCTTGGAAATTAGTTTTACTTTTACTATAAAATAAGAAAGTATTATgttcaataattattttaaaatttaaaaaggtatttGTTCTAGCGGACCCCGGTGGACACTACCTCGTTTCTAGCAACCGACTTGAAAATGTCACTCCCATTGCACTTGAGTAGTCTCGGCAATCGACGAACTTGAACACTTGTCGTTGTTGAGCAAACCAACCCATGCTAACATATCAAATGAGACATAACCCCTCGAGCACCAAGTGAGCGGTGCTTTGATCTATCCCATCATTAGTCCCGTTAAGGTCAACCAAGACTCTGCAACTGTCACACTCGTTAAGCTTAAGGAGACGAAGCCCAAACACAACTCCCCATAGCTGCACGATTAGTAGAGGTCAGCAATCCAACAGTCGCAATGAACCTAAGAAACTAGGACCCCCCCCCCCATCCAAAGACAACCCTTTGCAACCTCGTACCTTGATACCTCGGAGGGCAAGAACACCTCCCCTACCTAAAGCACTCTAACCAAGAAACAAAGGTAGCTAACCGCCGCTGCCATACCCTAGAACGGAAGGTCATTGGTCTTCATCATTCACTTGAATCCTCACCTCCCGGAGCTTcacacaatttcatttattgtTCTCCTACCACATAACACCAGCCTTGATGATATGGTCGGACCGTGCTTGATCAATATTAGAAGTTGAAACATTCAAAAAGATGAAacattaaaatttcaaataacACATGGGTGGTTATTCCAGCCATAGATGATCATCTCGACCACGAATGGTTAGCCACTTTATCTTATCTACAACATCTCAACCTCAATTTGGCAGTCAAACTTACCATCACAAATGATAATACACCTCAAACATTAAATATTTTACTACTAATACATGTTTGATCACTCTATAACTCAAACATAAACCATTTGCTTACTTATTACTTTTCTATGACTTTGAGCTTCTTTCTCTCACTGGTTTTGGATTGACTTAAGTGTCGCTGTGTCGGTGTGCCTTTTCAGTACCTCCCCACCATAGATATCCAACACACCACCGTACTGGAAGCCTACAACCACCCCACTTTAATCAAGGTATTCTTTACTCATTTTCTATAACAAAATTATCcaaatttgaatttaattgaTAGTTAACAAATTTTGGTTCTTGAAGTATCGTGGGCATAATCCATGAGATATATCTTGACTTTTCATGCATGGAATTGACAAGCAGGTCAGGCCATATGTCAAAGCAGAAGTGgaatttctagtttttttttttaagcaaaGAAGGAATATCTCACTTTTTTCATGACAGCAGAATCTCAATTTTTGCCATATCAAAagctagaaaaaaaaattcaaccttATAAGAAACATAAAATCCGAATATGTCCCacagaaaaggaaaatataaatTCTAAACCAACATTCCCGGAAACTGGCCCTTCTGAAAACacctaagttttttttttttctttaacaaaCTAATTCTATAATTAGTAGTTGTGAGATTAATCTCTCATCTCACACTTAGTGCATTAAGTAATAGAAAGCTGACATATGAATAACTTTTTTTTGCAATAGGAGTTGGTATTCAGTGGAAAGAAGTGTTGAGAAAACACTTAAATATATAGCAAcataattagttaattaatacCCTTTCTTTTCCCACTAGACTGACTCAGTTATATGAATTGTCTATGATCTTATATAATTCTGGTATGAGTTTGTCAttggtaaaaaataatattcttCATAATAAACCAATGAAGAATATGAGATGGGCAGATGATAGACTCCTTAATTGACAACGCATATATAATCCAGTGTACTGTAGACCTAATAAGATGTTATCCAACCTTCTGATCAATGGTTCTCAAAACGTTTTTACCTACATCAAATACACCTAACATTCTCGTCTATGCTATGTGAGCAGAGGTCTAACTAATTTATTAATTCTAGAGTTCTTAAGCATGAGCAGAGCCTGGCGCAAAAATAATGTTGTTGTGATGTCACAGATTCGAGTCGTGGAATCGATTTCTTACAAAAATGTAAAGTAAGACCGTTTACATTTGGTCCACAAAGTGAGTTTAGCCCCTCCCTGGTCCTATGCGTATTCAGAAACTTTATGGTAGCATTTGGAAACTGAATAGAACAGGACACAACAGAATGGAACAGAACAGAACGGGATGGAACAGGACAATGATGTTCTGTACACCGTGTTTGGTAAATACATCACGGACAGAACTGGACCATAAAGCTAATTACACATATACCCCTATATTTTATTAAGcttttaaatttgttttcaacaaaataaatttttcacatatattattttataatttataaaaagaaCACACAATAATCCGGATTGATTAAAATCATTTGAGAAGTCAGCAAAACAAGATAAGGTTGTTCTTCTCCCCTAACATAACGCTGCAAAGCCTGTAACAACAACTTCAATgacaattttcaaaaaaaaaaaacaacttcaaTGGTGTCTCCCCCTTTCATCTGCCACAGCCACCGACAAGCCTTGCCTCCATTAAGTCAAGCCCCACCGCCCGCATCCAGTCCGCCGCCGGACCTCCACCACGCCGTGACCAGGGACCATCACACTCACTGGCCGGATCCGCCATCGTGGATCTCAGGTCGCCGCGAACGGAGCCACATCGTGAACGGGCATTCATCGCTGCCTCTTGATCTCTTCCTCCACCGCGTGTCCCTCTCTCTTGTCTCTTCCGCCgtctttctctctcatccatcATTTGTCTACTGCGATGCTTTGTGATTGGGAGGTTTCATGAAGTTTGATTGTGGTTGATTGAGAAAAATCACAACATTCGAGTATCAAGGAAAAAATGGAAGCGGAATTGCTAGAGGGATCTGAGAAAATTGATGCACAAAAAGGCAATTTGTTTTTGATAGAAGAAATAAGACATTGAATAAAATATTGTATTATGCAGGagcaggaaaaaaataaaagacgTAGAAGATGGATGATGAGAAACAGAGAAGAGGGTAAAGATTAGGAAATATGAAAATAGATTCAGGGTAATGTTGTCTttcaaatatatttaataaggtgttccgttctgttctcttccgttccacccttttctACAGAACCAAAATGTCCCGTTTCTGGAGCAATTTGTCCTGTTCTGTTCCATCTAAAAAACATAACAAACGCGAAACAGAACGCACATGTCCCGTTCCGTCCCGTTCAGAcgtgtctaccaaacgctacctataGTATTACAATTTCCCCCTTTTTTTAGAGTTCTTACTTCTTAagcataattttgaaaattaatctATTTGAATCATGCTTTAATTTTGAGTGTGGTAATCCTTAAATTGGCCACTTCATCAGTTATCACATCACATGATCAGAAAAAACAGTAAAGCAACTCAAGTAGTTCTAACAGAACTGCTACTATGCATTTTTAATACTGAATCAATGTAAGTATCTAACAGATACAGAAACATGACAGATGCACAGACCCCACTCAAGTTAGATGTTCAGGCTGTTCCAAACAGATGTCTGATTTTGTATTTGTATGAAATAATCTAGCATCATACCACATTATTAAAGCCCACTGAATTGGAACTTTAATTATCTGATGATAAATTACTAATTAGGAAACAGAACTGACCTCTGAATCCAAAAGTTAATATTCTGTACAAACCCATTGGAACTAAAACTATCAGAGCAGAATGATCTGGTTTCTCTATACATCATCTGAAAAATGAACCATTGCTTCTAATTTAACACTAGAGAAACCATATTATTCTATAACAAAAGCTAGCTAGTAATGTGTCCTAATTCAAAGGGTTTCTGATGAATCCAAGACTCTTCTCTCTGCATCTTCAACTGTTTGTAGAAGTTCCCAATGAAGGCTTCAGCTTTTGCAAACAGCTCTTGTCCATTAACTCCTCCAATCTCCTCTTCTGTCTCAACTTCTTCACCCATGGTTTCTGCATCACCTTCTCCACTTCCTATGAAGAAAAGGCTAGGCCTTGAAGGACACTTTTGCATCTTGTCCATTTTGGTGACACAAACAACCCTCTGGCTCTGGGGTGGTGCAGAGTTTTCAACATGATCTGAGTTTCCATTTACACCATTGGTGCATGAAGCTTCTTTTTTCTCAGAAGAGGCTTCAGATTCACTCATGTGTTCTGAAGACCTGGAAAAAACTGAAAGGAGACCAGCTTCAGCACCCAGTGAAATGATGATGAAGTTCAAGATGAAGTACAAATATGTAGGCCTTAGAGAGGAAGGTAAAAAGGGTGTGATCACAAGAAGAAGAACTAGAACAAGAAGTACTAGAACTTGAGATTTCTGAAACTTGTTCATGGCTTTGGTGAAGGAGAAGAAAATTagcaacaaagaaagaaaaaagatgaattatgagaatgaagaagatgatctATTGGTAGTTTGAAGTAGTAGGAATAAATGTGGGGTTCTGGATGTTTATATATACACAGATGAAAATACACTAGCTTAAGAACTCTAGTGATAGGTGATAAAGGGTTTGAATAATTGGTATGAGACCATAAATTCATCAAGCTTTTTTTAGGTGAGTCCAATATATATCCACAGAACACAGTGATTAATCATTTTATTGAGGGTTCTTGCACGAAGTGGTAAATTATTGGCCATAAAATGTGTTTACTTCCATGGATAAGGATTGAACTCTGCATTCATGATTAAGAAATGAGTTAAGCAACCATCATACCACAACTCGTGCTTGTGGTTAAAATTTTCAAACTTTTTATTATCACTTTTGTGCATCAGGAAAAATATACATAAAATACATAAAGCAAAAGGTGAGATGAGTAAGAGAGGAAGaggaatgaaagagaaaaaaaatccatgAAAAATTTGGATTACATGGTTAGGGACATCCCTTTCCTTTATACTCTCTAATCCCTCCAATGAAAACACAGCACCTCAATAAAAAAGATTAACAGTTAAGAGAGGGAATGCCAATTTCAATGAGAGAGAATTTTCTCCCACTACATGTGCTATGTTTTTATCTGAGAGACAGAGAAAAATAGCTAATTTAAATTTAGACTTATAGTATAAGTCAAGAAAAGTGCTAATAAGACTGAGGATGCTGCAGATTCTAAGAAAATTCTCAAGCAGTAGGAAATATCTGTGTCAATTTACAAATGTTGGCAGCAATTTAAAGAAGGTGAGCCACCCCAATGGTCTTAATCTTTAAGATCTTGTATGCTtaaaaattcttctacaattgattttgaaactaaaatcaattctaaggaaaaaaatattaagtagTAACTTCTGGGTGCCAGAATTAATTCTGATGAAAGAAAAGATTTAACAATAACTATATGTCCTATGTGTGGATAACACAAACCAGTGACACTTCATCAGTCAGTACTGGAGTCAATTATCAGATTCCAACTTGATTAACGGGTAGTGAGGTAGTTACTAGTTGTTGGATAGAAGTGGTTCTACATTGTTAAGCAAATTAATCTTATGTGATATTGTTCaatccaaaaagaaagttaaaaATCTCTCTATTATTAGTTGGTTGGACCATGAATGGAAATCCAATAGCATTTCACTTTGGGGTGAAGTAATTTTGGGAAAAGATCGGAAGTAATTTTATGGGATAAAAAGAATTTGGAAGGTTTAATCATGAAACCCAAACATAGTGTAAGTTTGGAAATTCAGTTCGAACATAACCGtgaaattaaaatcatggtGAACTCCATGGATAAGGATTCTCTTCGTAAGGATTAAGGAATTTGTGTTTAAATGGTCAAGACTTCACTATTATCCCTCTAGAATGTATGTTAGGAAATTCGTTTGAAGAAATCA contains:
- the LOC130726778 gene encoding uncharacterized protein LOC130726778, with amino-acid sequence MNKFQKSQVLVLLVLVLLLVITPFLPSSLRPTYLYFILNFIIISLGAEAGLLSVFSRSSEHMSESEASSEKKEASCTNGVNGNSDHVENSAPPQSQRVVCVTKMDKMQKCPSRPSLFFIGSGEGDAETMGEEVETEEEIGGVNGQELFAKAEAFIGNFYKQLKMQREESWIHQKPFELGHITS